A segment of the Alistipes communis genome:
TACATGTTCAAATATTCGGAGCGGCCCGGCACGTTCGCCTCGAAGCACCTGCCCGACGACGTGCCCGACGAGGTGAAGACGCGCCGTCTGTCGGAGATCATCGCCTTGCAGAACGAACTGTCGGAGGCGTCGAACCGCCGCGACGTGGGGCGCGAATTCGAGGTGCTGGTGGAGGGGCGTTCCAAGCGCAGCGACGCGCAGCTGTCGGGCCGCACGTCGCAGAACAAGGTCGTGGTCTTCGACCGCGGCGGACACGGCGTGGGCGAGTACGTGCGCGTGCGTATCACGGGCTGCTCGTCGGCCACGCTGTTCGGTGAAGAGATAAAATAACCCTAAGATTATGAGATTCGACGAAATAGATTTCGAAGACGAGGTTCTCGACGGCCTCTACGACATGAATTTCGAGGAGATGACCCCCGTGCAGGAGGCCACCATTCCGGTGATCCTCGAAGGCAGCGACCTGATCGCCTGCGCACAGACCGGAACGGGCAAGACGGCGGCCTACACGCTGCCGCTGCTCAACAAGCTGCTCGTCGAGGGCAACGAGGACAACGTGGTCAAGACGCTCGTGGTGGTTCCCACGCGCGAGCTGGCCATGCAGATCGACACCCAGTTGCAGGGATTCTCCTATTACATGCCCGTCTCGACGACGGTGGTCTACGGCGGCGGCGACGGCCGCGGCTGGGAGCAGCAGAAGCAGGGGATGCTGCGCGGCGCCGACGTGGTGATCGCCACGCCGGGCCGTTTGATCGCCCACTTGCAGAACAGCGGCGTCGATCTGTCGCACGTGAAGTATTTCGTGCTCGACGAGGCCGACCGGATGCTCGACATGGGATTCTTCGACGACATCATGACCATCGTCCGCCGGCTGCCCGCCGAGCGGCAGACGCTGATGTTCTCGGCTACGCTGCCGCCCAAGATCCGCGAGCTGGCCAGGCAGATTCTGCGCAAGCCCGTCGAGATCAATATCGCCGTCTCGAAACCCAATGAGGCGATCGAGCAGGGGGCCTACGTGCTCTACGAAACGCAGAAATTGGGGTTGATAAAGGAGCTTTTCGCCAAACCGCTCGAATCGAAGACGATCATCTTCTCCTCTTCGAAGCTGAAAGTCAAGGAGCTGGCTTTCGCCTTCAAGCGGATGCACCTCAATGCGGCGGCCATGCACTCCGATCTGGATCAGGCCAAGCGCGAGGAGGTGATGCTCGATTTCAAGAACGGCAAGATCGACCTGCTGGTGGCCACCGACATCGTGGCGCGAGGCATCGACATCGAAGATATAGGCATGGTGGTCAACTACGACGTGCCGCACGACCCCGAGGATTATATCCACCGCATCGGCCGTACGGCGCGTGCGAGCGCCACGGGGCGGGCGCTGACCTTCGTCAACGAGAAGGAGCAGGGCAAGTTCCGCCGTATCGAGGAGTTCATGGAGCGCGAAGTGGAGAAGCTCCCGTTGCCGGAGAAGCTCGGTAAGGCCCCCGCGTATGAGCCGTCGGCTTCGGGCGACCGTCGGGGGCGCGGCGGCCGGAAAGGTCGCGGCGAGGCGAAGGGACGCGGCGGCCGCGCCGGCGAACGGCCGAAGGCGGCACCGCGGGAGGCCGTACCGGATTCGGGTGCAGCGTCTCCGGCGATCGCCGGGACGGAGGGTGTCGAAGGGCGCAATACCGAACGCCGCCGTCACCGTGGGGGACGTCATCGCCGGCGCGGCCGCAAGCCGGCCGAAGGTGCGCCTGCGGTACAGGGCGGAGGGGATGCCTCCGACAGAGGCGGGAACGCCTGATCGGAGTATGGAAAGCAAAGAAGCCGGTACCTTCGAGGTGCCGGTTTCTTTTTGGCGACGATCTCCCAATTTTACACCGGAGCTCCGCCGAAGCACGACTGCCAAGGCTGGCTTTGCCCCAAGCCCCGCCTCGGCGGGGCCAATCCGGAAATACGTCACAGCCGCGGGCTCTCCGATTCATACGGCAGACCGTAAGAAAATACGGAAATAGGAATGGCGCATGGATCAGCTATCGCTGTTGCCGATCCGCTCGAAATAGCGGTCGAGCAGGCGCGGGATCGCATAGTCCTCCAACTGTTCGTACGGCACGAGCGTCCACCCTCCGGCAGCGGAGGGCCATGCGTCGAGCGCGAGGCGGTGATACGCCGCGTGGAGGGTCTGGTGCGACAGCTGGTGTTTGGGCATACGGATCGTCCGCACCAGCCGGTAGGGAAGCGTGCCGAACATGTCGCGGAAGGGCGGTGCGGCGGCCAGCTCCGTGAAATCCAGCGGGCGGTCGCTCTCGATCGCCGGCAGGTCGTACAATCCCTGCCAAATGTCTCCTTCCGGTCGCCGCCGCAGGGCGATGCGTCCGCCGCATTCCAGATGGAGATAGTTCAGATAGCGCGGGCGAATCCGTGTCCGGCCCGCCTTGACGGGGCGTTCCGCTACGGTTCCGGCTGCCAGCGACAGACATTCGTCCCGCAGCGGGCAGTCGTTGCAGGAGGGGTTGGCGGGCGTGCATTGCAGCGCGCCGAAATCCATGATCGCCTGGTTGTAGCGTGCAGGCCGACGCCGGTCGAGTTGTTCGTCGGCAAGCGCGGCGAACGCTTTGCGGCCCTCGGCGGTGTCGATGGCCAGATCGAGGTCGAAGAGCCGTGACAGCACGCGGTAGACATTGCCGTCGACCACGGCGCACGGCGCGTCGTAGGCGATCGAGCAGACGGCCGCCGCCGTATAGTCGCCCACGCCTTTGAGCGACCGCACGTCGGCATAGGCGGCGGGAAACCGCCCTCCGTAGCGTTCGACGACCTGCCGGGCCGCGGCGTGGAGATTCCGCGCGCGGCTGTAATAGCCCAATCCCTGCCAGAGTTTGAGCACTTCGTCTTCGTCGGCCGCAGCCAGGGCGCCGACGTCGGGAAACCGCGCGACGAAGCGCAGGTAATAGTCCATCCCCTGCGCGATCCGCGTCTGCTGGAGAATGACCTCCGAGAGCCAGATGCGATAGGGGTCGCGTGTCCGACGCCAGGGCAGGTCGCGTCCGTTGACTCCGTACCAGTCGATCAGTTTGTCGGCGATTTCGCTCATCGGAAGACAAAGGTAGTGAAATATTCGGAATCATGCAGTCCGGTATCGCCGTTCCCGTTCCTTCCGATCGATTTATCGCCGGCGTTGTGCGGGAAGTTCGATCGAAATCCGAATATATTGCCTGTCTTTGACTTCGTCTTAGATACTCCGTCTCGGCATAATCAAGCTGACGCTTGTTTCTGCGCCCGACTTTTCGTATCTTTGACTTCGTCGAAGATACTCCGTCTCGGCATAATCAAACATGAATGTTTGCTTCTGCACTCGACTTTTCGTATCTTTGTCAACGGCTTGTCTTCGTCGCTTGCGGCGGAGCGGATGCGGAGGATAGAATGCCGCTCCGTTTGACGGGAAAAATCTAAGACGAACGCGCATGAATATTTCAATTGTGGGAACAGGCTACGTCGGGCTGGTGTCGGGCGCCTGCTTTGCCGAAATGGGCATCGACGTGACCTGCGTCGATATCGACGAGAAGAAGATCGGGCGTCTGCTGTCGGGCGAGGTTCCGATCTACGAACCGGGGCTCGACGATCTGGTTCGGCGCAACGTCGAAGCGGGACGCCTGCATTTCACCACGGATCTGAGCAGTTGTCTGGATCAGGTGGAGGTCGTCTTCTCGGCCGTCGGTACGCCGCCCGACGAAGACGGATCGGCCGACCTGCGTTATGTGCTGGAAGTGGCCCGTACGTTCGGGCGCAACATCAATAAATACACGATTCTGGTCACTAAGTCGACCGTTCCCGTAGGAACGTCGAAGAAGGTGAAGGCCGTCATTCAGGAGGAGTTGGACAAGCGAGGCGTGCAAATACCCTTCGAGGTGGCGTCGAACCCCGAATTCCTGAAAGAGGGAGCGGCGATCAAGGATTTCATGTCGCCCGACCGGATCGTCGTCGGTACGGAGTCGGAGCGTGCGCAGCGGCTCTTGTCGAGATTGTACAGGCCCTTTCTGGTCAACAATTTCCGAATCTATTTCATGGATATTCCTTCGGCCGAGATGACCAAATATGCGGCCAATGCGATGCTGGCGACGCGAATCTCCTTCATGAACGACATCGCGAATCTCTGCGACGAGGTCGGAGCCGACATCGATATGGTTCGGAAGGGGATCGGAACGGACGCGCGCATCGGCAACAAATTCCTCTATGCCGGTTGCGGGTACGGCGGGTCGTGCTTTCCGAAGGACGTGCGGGCATTGGCACGCACGGGACGGGAGTATGGTTCTCCGATGCGGATCATCGAGGCGGTCGAAGCCGTCAACGAACGGCAGAAGGAGATCGTCGTACGGAAACTTGCGGCCGAATTGGGCGATCTGCGCGGCAGGACCGTCGCCCTGTGGGGGCTTGCCTTCAAGCCCGAAACCGACGATATGCGCGAAGCGCCCGCCCTGGTGGCGATCGACCGCTTGACATGCGCCGGCGCTGTGGTGAGGGTCTACGATCCGGCGGCGATGGACGAATGCCGCCGCAGGGTAGGGGATGCCGTCGTCTATTGCAGCGATATGTATGAAGCGGTCGTCGATGCCGATGCGCTGGTGCTGCTGACCGAATGGAAACAGTTCCGTCTCCCTTCGTGGACGGTGATTCGAAAGGTCATGGCCAATCCGCTGGTGATCGACGGGCGCAATATCTACGACAAGGCCGAATTGGTCGCCGAAGGATTCACCTACAAGGCCATCGGGAAATAACGGCTCCGCCATGCGGCCGGCGGAGGATTTGCAACGGACGGCAGGAGGAAATTTAATGATACGCTTTTAGGACGATGAAGGATCGTGCACGCATGGATTTGTTCGCTTTGCTGCGGGCGGGGGTACGTTCCGGCGACACTCCGGATATCGGCGGATCGACGGACGACCGGTGGCGAGAGTTGTACACCGCAGCCTCATCGCAGGGGGTGTCGGCCCTCGTCTGGGACGGGATTCGCCGGTTGCCGCCGGAGTCGCAGCCGTCGAGGGAGCTTCGGTTGCGTTGGGCCTACAACGTCGAGCGGATCGAACGCCGGTACGGGCAGCAGCGTCGCCGGGCAGCGGAACTGGCTGCGGCCTACGCCGAAGCGGGAATTCGTACCGTCGTATTGAAAGGGTTCGCCGTCAGCCGGTTGTACCCTGTTCCGGAACATCGGCCCTGCGGCGATCTGGATTGTTTCCTTTGCGGCGATTACGAGCGCGGCAATCGGGTGGCCGAACAGGTCGGGGCCGAGGTGAAACGCGATTTCTACAAACACTCTCATATCGTATTCCGCGGGCTGACGGTCGAAAACCACCGGTTCTGTACGGCGGTTCGCGGGAGCCGTCGGGCGAAGCGGTTCGAGCGGCATCTTCAACGATTGCTTGCGGAGGGACCGTTGTCCTGCATACCGGAAACAGCGCTGCTCGTCCCTCCGCCCGATTTCAATGCCCTTTTTCTGGCCAAACACGCCTTGTCGCATTTCCTGACCGAGGGCATTTCCCTGCGGCATCTGTGCGATTGGGCGGTCTTTATCGACCGCGAAGGCGACGCGGTCGACTGGACGGCGTTCCGGAAGGTCGCGGCCGAAGATCGCCTGCTGCGTTTCGCGGAGATACTCTCCGACCTCTCCGTCCGGTATCTGGGCGTCGCGCGGAATCCGCTGCCGGCCGGCGTACAGGCGCTCGCCGACCGGGTATTGGACAATATCCTCTACGAGCGCCGGCACCTGAACGATTCGCCGGGCGGCGCATGGACGAAGCGGATGCGTCTGATCGGCAATCTGGCGCGCGACCGCTGGAAATACGGGGAGGTGTACGGGCGAAGCTTCCTGCTCGAAGGTCTCCGGCTGTCGGTCGGATACCTTTTCGATCGCAATCCTGAATTATAGCATCGCCGGCTGGATGTCTCCGGAGAACGGCGAGGCGTGGAAAGGATCCGTCCGTTTTTAACGGGCGGTCCTTTTTTTGAGTCCGGACGCAGACCGGTCGCGTGCCTCTTCGTCCCTGTCGCCGGAAAACCGGCACACTCCTTGCTTTTTATGCCGGACGATAAACGGGTCGGTGGATGAGAAGTGTCAAGGAACAATATTGGCGTTATTCGCTCTTCGTCATCATTCTGGTATTGGGTGTGGTTATCTTCGCCGAACTGACGCCCTATATCGGCGGGCTGCTCGGCGCCATGACGATCTATGTGCTGCTCCGGCGGCAGATGCGCTATCTGACGGTTCGCCGCCGGTGGCGGCGCAGTCTGGCGGCGTCGGTGCTGCTGGTCGAAGCCATCGTCTGCTTCCTGATTCCGTTGAGCGGTATCGTGTGGATGTTCGTCGACAAGGTACAGGATTTCACGCTCGACCCCCAATCGCTGATCTCCTCGATCCGTCATGTCTCCGAACAGATCCGCCTGCGGATCGGTTACGATCTGTTGCAGGACAGCAACATCTCGTCGATGGTGGCCGTGATCACCCGATTCGGGCAGGCGTTTCTGCAAGGTATTTTCAGTTTCGGGGTCAATATCGTCATGCTGTTGTTCGTGCTCTATTTCATGCTGATCGGCGGTACCCGCATGGAGAATTATTGCCGGGCCATGCTTCCGTTCAATGCCACCGTCGCACGCAACGTGACGAACGAAATCTATATGATCGTCCGCTCGAATGCGATCGGCATTCCGCTGATCGCCGTGGTGCAGGGGTCGATCGCCTATGCGGGTTACCTCGTCTGCGGCGTTCCCAGCGCGTTGTTCTGGGGAGTCGTCACCTGCTTCGCCACCATTCTGCCCGTCGTCGGCACGGCGCTCGTCTGGGTTCCGCTCGCGGCTTATCTCGCGGTGGAGGGAAGTTGGGGCGCCGCCGTCGGGCTGATGGCCTACGGCGTGCTCGTCGTTACGCAGTCGGACAATGTGATCCGGTTCATTTTACAGAAGAGAATGGCCGACACGCATCCGCTCGTGACGATTCTCGGCGTGCTCATCGGCCTGCCGCTTTTCGGGTTCATGGGCGTTATCTTCGGCCCGCTGCTGCTGGCGATGTTCGTCTTCTTCGTCCATATCTTCAAGCGCAAATACCTCGACGGCGCGGAGACCGCGCGTCTGTTCGTTCCCGACAGGTAGCTCGCCCCGCAAACGGAATCGGGAGCCGACATTCGGCTCCCGATTCCGTTGTAAATGCATCCGAAAGGTTTATTCGCGGATGCAGCGCACCGAGTAGGCGTCGGCGCGGGCACCTCCGCCGGCGGGCGAGGTGGTAATCATCTCGTTGCCGGCCGTGTCCTTGATCTGGAACGAGAGCACCGAGTAGGCCCCGCCCCGGAACATGTCGCCGGGGTAGGGTGCGTTGCCCCAATAGGAACCCCACAAGCCGCTCATGCTGCCCATCAGCATGGCGTAGGAGCCGTCGAAGCGCGCCGCTGCGGGGAAGTAGGAAGATGCGCTGTCGCTCAGATTGAAAGTCCAGCCGTAGTCGTAGTCGGCGAGCGATTTCGCACCGTCGCCGCTGATGTCGGCGATATCGAAATCATCGATCACCCAAGCGTAGCCGCCCGATGCGGTGAAGTTGCGGAATACGTCGGCGGGCGGAACGCGCCATCCGACGGGACACGGGTCGTAGAAGGATTTGGCCCCCTTGTTGAGGAAGTCGTTCGTCTCGTTGCGTTCAGCGCCTTTGGGATTGCCCCACAGGGCGTCGTTGCTCATGTCGGCCTGCAACCAGTCGCGCGAGGTGTTGAATTGTGCATAGTTGGAGAGGCAGACCGTCGGATTGGCGATGGCGAAGGCGAGATTGTTGTCCGCTGTGCTCGACTGCGACGAGTTGGTGATTTTGATTTCGTTATCGTCGCCGTCGTAGATCGGCGCACCGACGGTGGCGGTCGTTCCGGTCAGCGTCGGTGCCGCGGGAAACGGATCTTTGCGGCCCCACTGGTAGAGCAGTCCGTAACTGCCGACGTCGCCTGCGGTGTTGTGCATCGCGCCGAGGTTCATGTTCATCACTTCGTATCCGGTTTTCGAATTCAGCCCCGCGACTTCGGCTTCGGGATACCAGATGTGCCAGCTCCACAGGATCGCTCCGTCCTTGACGGCGATCACGGCGTTGCCCGGTCCGGCGATCTTGAAGCTGATCCGGCCGTCGGCCAGCGTTACGCCCGATATCAGACCGGGTGCGCTCTGCCAGACGACTGCGGCGCTCGTGCCCGCGATGGCCGTGGGCGCATCGAGCCCCTCGGTCGTGGCGCCGTTGCCGCGCACGGTCGCGTCGAAACTGTAATTGCCGGCGGCGGTGACGAGGTAGCAGTTCGAAGTACCTTCCCGGCTCAGGTCGGTGTACTTTTCCTTGCCCGCTTCCTGCGATACCTGCAATTCGCGGCTGACGGAGCGTTCGCCCGATGTCGCGGTTACGGTCACGGTGGCGGCCGGCATCGCTTCCGGCGTCTCGTTCTTTACGGCCGATACCGTGAATTTACCTGCGGAGACCGCGACATTGCACCACTTCTGGTCGGAAACGGCGTTCCAGCTCTCCATGTTGGTCGTGACGGTGATCTCGACGCTTCCGCCTTCTGCCGGAAATACGATCGGGGCATCGGGCGCCAGCGTCAGTTCGGGATCGGGAAGTTGTTCGGGGGTGTCGTTGTCGGAGCATCCCGTCAGACATACGCTCAGTGCGCATATCGCCAACAGTAAAAATTTCTTCATACGCTTTTCGTTTTTGAGTTAGACACTATGTTCCCTCTCCGTTTTGTCGTCGGACAAACGGTCGAATCATTTCTGTTGCATGATCGGATGGGCAGCCGCCTTAACTAACCTTGGGGATAAAGATAGGGCGTTTCGTGCGAAAAAACAAGCGTTCGGATCGTTTTTTTCGCTTTTCCCCGTGTCGTTGTGCGTTGATGCGACGGAAGTTGCGGCAGCGGCAAATCCCGTCTTTTGGCAGGAGGATGGTTCGTGTATGTCGGGAAACGGATTTCTCCGGCTGTTGTTTCGCTCGGAAATACGACTGCATGGGAATGCCGGGAAAAGCCTCCCTTTGTCACCCGTGTCGCCAGCCGAGCGCACCCGCTTGCGGAGTGCCGAGGCGCCGCAACGGAAGCCGCGCGCAGCGCCGGCAAAGGGAGGTTTGGAGGGAATGTCGAAACGAGGATTTCTCCGGCTGTTGTTTCGCCCGGAAATACGACGGCATGGGGACGTCGGAAAAAAACCTCCCTTTGTCACCCGTGTCGCCAGCCGAGCGCACCCGCTTGCGGGATGCCGAGGCGCCGCAACGGAAGCCGCGCGCAGCGCCGGCAAAGGGAGGTTTGGAGGGAATGTCGAAACGAGGATTTCTCCGGCTGTTACTTCGCCCGGAAATACAACTGCATGGGGACGCCGAAAAAAAAGCCTCCCTTTGTCAAAGGGAGGTTTGGAGGGAATGTCGAAACGAGGATTTCTCCGGCTGTTACTTCGCTCGGAAATACAACTGCATGGGGACGCCGGAGAAATCCCACTGCTCGCGGATCTTGTTCTCCAAGAAGCGGCGGTAAGGCTCCTTGATATACTGCGGCAGGTTGACGAAGAAGGCGAACTGCGGCGTGGGCGTAGGCAGCTGCATGGCGTATTTGATACGGATGTATTTGCCTTTGGTCGAGGGCGGCGGCGTCTCCTCGATCACGGGCAGGATGTAGTCGTTGAACTCCGAGGTGGGGATACGGCGCTTGCGCGACTGGAAAACGCGCACGGCCGTCTGCAACACTTCCAGAATACGCTGTTTGTTCAGCACCGAAGTGAAGATGATCGGAATGTCGTTGAACGGGGCCAGTTTCTTCATCAGGAACTCGCGCCACTCCTTCATCGTGTTGTTCCCCTTCTCGATCAGGTCCCATTTGTTGACGACGATCACGCAGCCCTTGCGGTTGCGCACGATCAGGTTGTGGATGTTCAGGTCCTGCGATTCGAGTCCCTGCTCGGCGTCGAGCATCAGGACGCAGACATCGGAGTTCTCGATGGCGCGGATCGATCGCATGACGGAGTAGAATTCGAGGTCCTCGGTCACCTTGCCCTTCTTGCGCATACCGGCCGTGTCGACCAGATAGAAGTCCATGCCGAATTTGTTGTAGCGCGTGTGGATCGAGTCGCGCGTGGTGCCGGCCACAGGGGTCACGATATTGCGCTCGACACCCAGCAGGGCGTTGGTGAGCGACGATTTGCCCACATTGGGGCGGCCGACGATGGTGATGCGCGGCAGATCGTCCTCGTACTGCGCCGAGGTTTCGGCGGGCAGCGCCTCCAGGATGGCGTCCATCAGGTCGCCCGTGCCGCTTCCCGACATCGACGAGATGCAGTAGGGGTCGCCCAGCCCGAGCTTGTAGAACTCGTGCGAGGAGTAGATCTGATCGTAGTTGTCGACTTTGTTGCAGACCAGGATGACCTTCTTCGTGGTGCGGCGCAGGATGTCGGCCATGAGCGTGTCGAGGTCGGTGATGCCCGTCGACACCTCCACCAGAAAGAGGATCACGTCCGCCTCGTCGATGGCGAGCATCACCTGCCGGCGGATGTCGTCTTCGAAAATATCGTCCGAATTGACCGTATAACCGCCCGTGTCGATCACGGAAAACTCCTTGCCGTTCCAATCGGTTTTGCCGTAATGGCGGTCGCGGGTCGTGCCGGCCGTGGAGTCCACGATGGCCTGACGTTGTCCCACCAGACGGTTGAAGAGTGTGCTTTTGCCCACGTTGGGGCGACCGACTATCGCTACCAAACTCATAACGTTGAAGAATTTATCCAAAGGTTGCACAGCATTGCGGGGCATATTCCGTGCCGCATGGCGCGTGCATTTTTTCAGGCGGCAAAGGTACGATAATTCGATGAGGTATGAAAGTTTCGGAAGATTTTTCACGCTTATTTACGAAAAATCCCTATATTTGGCACTATAATATACTTCGCCATGACGTTCGGTCGCGGGGATTGCGCCTGCGACACGGAACGTCTGCGATAAGTGGAAATTCTTTTTTGTGACGATAATGAACAGACGCATTCTCACGGCGATCGCCCTGTTGCTGACGGCCTTTCCGGCCGCGGCGGCCGGGCCCCGGCTGGGCCTGCAAGCGCGGGCCGGTCTCAATGTCGCCGACTTCTCCGCATCGGCCGAGGGGTTGAATCTCTCGACCCGGCTGGGATTCCATGCGGCCGTGGCCGTGCCGCTTTCGTTCGGCGCCATCGGCGTACAGCCCGAACTGATGTACATGCGCAATACGTTGAAGGTGAACGGCCAGAAGGTCAAGATGTCCAATGTCGAACTGCCCGTGCTCTTCACGTTGCGCCTGCTGGGGCCCCTGAGCGTGTTCGTGGGCCCCGCGTTCGCGCTTTCGGACAGCAGTTATTACCGCATCGACGGCGAACGCCGCGAGTTCGGCAATGCGAAACCGACGCTCACCTACATGGCCGGTGCCGCCGTGCGGCTGAACCATCTGGTGCTCGACTGCCGTTTCAACGGTGCCTTCAACAAGACCGAAAACTATTTCGAGGGGGTCTATCCCCGCATCAAGTCCTACCAGCTGCTTTTCAGCGTAGGCTACGCATTCTGACGATGGGGGAGGAGATCAGCAAGGAGATCGCCGTCGACGGCGTCGACGTGCGCGAGTTGTACGGTGCGCAGAATGTCTACCTCGAACAGATCCGGGCGCTGCATCCGGCGCTCAAAATCGTAGCGCGCGGTTCGTCGCTCAAAGTGCTGGGCGCCAAGAGCGCGGCCGAGCGTTTCGAACGCCGCATGCAGGGATTGATCGACTATTACCTCAAATACGGCCATATCTCGCGCGAGGTGGTGGCGCAGGCGTTCGCCGCGTCGGGCCTTGCGGCGGACGAGGTTCCGGCCGATCAGGACGTGATCGTCTACGGCAACAACGGCACGGTGGTGCGGGCGCGCACGGTCAACCAGCAGCGGCTGGTGCGCCTGTACGACGCCGACGACCTGCTTTTCGCCGTCGGGCCGGCCGGCTCGGGCAAGACCTATACGGCCATTGCGCTGGCCGTGCGTGCGTTGCGCGAGAAGGTGGTGCGGCGGGTGATCCTCACGCGGCCGGCCGTCGAGGCGGGCGAGAAACTGGGCTTCCTGCCCGGCGACATGAAGGAGAAGCTCGACCCTTACCTGCAACCGCTCTACGACGCGCTCAACGACATGATTCCGCCCGCCAGGTTGCAGAAGTTCATGGAGGAGGGGACGATCCAGATCGCACCGCTGGCCTACATGCGCGGCCGGACGCTCGACAACGCCTTCGTCATCCTGGACGAGGCGCAGAATACCACGCTGCCGCAGATCAAGATGTTTCTCACGCGCATGGGGCGCAATGCCAAGTTCATCGTCACGGGCGACGTGACGCAGATCGACCTGCCGCGCCGGAGCGACAGCGGCCTTACGCGCGCCATCGGGATTCTGCGTGACGTGAAGGGGATCGGCGTCGTCGAATTCGACCGCCGCGACATCGTGCGGCACGAGCTGGTCAAACACATCGTCGAGGCTTTCGACCGCCACGGCGAGTCGGAGGCGCCGCCCGTTCGGACAGATCGTAAATCTTAAAACAAATATCCGATTATGAATACCGATTTAACCGCTTTGAAACCCGCACTCGTGTGGAAGCACTTCGCGGCGATGACGCAGATTCCGCGTCCGTCGTTCCATGAGGAGAAGATCCGCCGCTACGTGCTGGATGTGGCCCGCTCGCTGGGGTTGGAGTGCCGCGAGGATGCGGCGCACAACGTCTACGTGCGCAAACCCGCCTCGAAGGGCATGGAGAACCGTGCGGGGGTGATCCTGCAAGCGCATCTCGACATGGTGCCGCAGAAGAACAACGACAAGAAGTTCGACTTCCTGAAAGACCCGATCCGCGCCTACGTCGACGGCGACTGGGTGACGGCCGACGGTACGACGCTGGGGGCCGACAACGGTATCGGTGCGGCGGCGATTCTGGCCGTGTTGGAGGACGATACGTTGGAGCACGGTCCGCTGGAAGCGCTCTTTACCGCCACCGAGGAGACCGGCATGGCCGGTGCGTTCGGGCTGAAAAAGGGGTTGCTCAAAGGCGACATCCTGCTCAACCTCGACTCGGAGACCGAGGGCGAACTCTATGTCGGCTGCGCGGGCGGTCTGGATGCCAACATCCGCTTCCGCTCCGTGCCCGAACCGACTCCTGCACGCAACTACACGGCGGCGACCGTCGCGGTCAAGGGGTTGAAGGGCGGCCATTCGGGCATCCAGATCGTCTGCCAGCGCGCCAATGCCAACAAACTGCTCTTCCGCCTGCTGCGCCGCTGGACGGCCGCGCACGACCTGCTGCTCTGTTCGGTCGACGGCGGCGGTCTGCGCAACGCCATTCCGCGCGAGGCGACGGCCAC
Coding sequences within it:
- a CDS encoding DEAD/DEAH box helicase, encoding MRFDEIDFEDEVLDGLYDMNFEEMTPVQEATIPVILEGSDLIACAQTGTGKTAAYTLPLLNKLLVEGNEDNVVKTLVVVPTRELAMQIDTQLQGFSYYMPVSTTVVYGGGDGRGWEQQKQGMLRGADVVIATPGRLIAHLQNSGVDLSHVKYFVLDEADRMLDMGFFDDIMTIVRRLPAERQTLMFSATLPPKIRELARQILRKPVEINIAVSKPNEAIEQGAYVLYETQKLGLIKELFAKPLESKTIIFSSSKLKVKELAFAFKRMHLNAAAMHSDLDQAKREEVMLDFKNGKIDLLVATDIVARGIDIEDIGMVVNYDVPHDPEDYIHRIGRTARASATGRALTFVNEKEQGKFRRIEEFMEREVEKLPLPEKLGKAPAYEPSASGDRRGRGGRKGRGEAKGRGGRAGERPKAAPREAVPDSGAASPAIAGTEGVEGRNTERRRHRGGRHRRRGRKPAEGAPAVQGGGDASDRGGNA
- the mutY gene encoding A/G-specific adenine glycosylase — encoded protein: MSEIADKLIDWYGVNGRDLPWRRTRDPYRIWLSEVILQQTRIAQGMDYYLRFVARFPDVGALAAADEDEVLKLWQGLGYYSRARNLHAAARQVVERYGGRFPAAYADVRSLKGVGDYTAAAVCSIAYDAPCAVVDGNVYRVLSRLFDLDLAIDTAEGRKAFAALADEQLDRRRPARYNQAIMDFGALQCTPANPSCNDCPLRDECLSLAAGTVAERPVKAGRTRIRPRYLNYLHLECGGRIALRRRPEGDIWQGLYDLPAIESDRPLDFTELAAAPPFRDMFGTLPYRLVRTIRMPKHQLSHQTLHAAYHRLALDAWPSAAGGWTLVPYEQLEDYAIPRLLDRYFERIGNSDS
- a CDS encoding UDP-glucose dehydrogenase family protein — its product is MNISIVGTGYVGLVSGACFAEMGIDVTCVDIDEKKIGRLLSGEVPIYEPGLDDLVRRNVEAGRLHFTTDLSSCLDQVEVVFSAVGTPPDEDGSADLRYVLEVARTFGRNINKYTILVTKSTVPVGTSKKVKAVIQEELDKRGVQIPFEVASNPEFLKEGAAIKDFMSPDRIVVGTESERAQRLLSRLYRPFLVNNFRIYFMDIPSAEMTKYAANAMLATRISFMNDIANLCDEVGADIDMVRKGIGTDARIGNKFLYAGCGYGGSCFPKDVRALARTGREYGSPMRIIEAVEAVNERQKEIVVRKLAAELGDLRGRTVALWGLAFKPETDDMREAPALVAIDRLTCAGAVVRVYDPAAMDECRRRVGDAVVYCSDMYEAVVDADALVLLTEWKQFRLPSWTVIRKVMANPLVIDGRNIYDKAELVAEGFTYKAIGK
- a CDS encoding nucleotidyltransferase domain-containing protein is translated as MDLFALLRAGVRSGDTPDIGGSTDDRWRELYTAASSQGVSALVWDGIRRLPPESQPSRELRLRWAYNVERIERRYGQQRRRAAELAAAYAEAGIRTVVLKGFAVSRLYPVPEHRPCGDLDCFLCGDYERGNRVAEQVGAEVKRDFYKHSHIVFRGLTVENHRFCTAVRGSRRAKRFERHLQRLLAEGPLSCIPETALLVPPPDFNALFLAKHALSHFLTEGISLRHLCDWAVFIDREGDAVDWTAFRKVAAEDRLLRFAEILSDLSVRYLGVARNPLPAGVQALADRVLDNILYERRHLNDSPGGAWTKRMRLIGNLARDRWKYGEVYGRSFLLEGLRLSVGYLFDRNPEL
- a CDS encoding AI-2E family transporter, producing MRSVKEQYWRYSLFVIILVLGVVIFAELTPYIGGLLGAMTIYVLLRRQMRYLTVRRRWRRSLAASVLLVEAIVCFLIPLSGIVWMFVDKVQDFTLDPQSLISSIRHVSEQIRLRIGYDLLQDSNISSMVAVITRFGQAFLQGIFSFGVNIVMLLFVLYFMLIGGTRMENYCRAMLPFNATVARNVTNEIYMIVRSNAIGIPLIAVVQGSIAYAGYLVCGVPSALFWGVVTCFATILPVVGTALVWVPLAAYLAVEGSWGAAVGLMAYGVLVVTQSDNVIRFILQKRMADTHPLVTILGVLIGLPLFGFMGVIFGPLLLAMFVFFVHIFKRKYLDGAETARLFVPDR
- a CDS encoding BACON domain-containing protein → MKKFLLLAICALSVCLTGCSDNDTPEQLPDPELTLAPDAPIVFPAEGGSVEITVTTNMESWNAVSDQKWCNVAVSAGKFTVSAVKNETPEAMPAATVTVTATSGERSVSRELQVSQEAGKEKYTDLSREGTSNCYLVTAAGNYSFDATVRGNGATTEGLDAPTAIAGTSAAVVWQSAPGLISGVTLADGRISFKIAGPGNAVIAVKDGAILWSWHIWYPEAEVAGLNSKTGYEVMNMNLGAMHNTAGDVGSYGLLYQWGRKDPFPAAPTLTGTTATVGAPIYDGDDNEIKITNSSQSSTADNNLAFAIANPTVCLSNYAQFNTSRDWLQADMSNDALWGNPKGAERNETNDFLNKGAKSFYDPCPVGWRVPPADVFRNFTASGGYAWVIDDFDIADISGDGAKSLADYDYGWTFNLSDSASSYFPAAARFDGSYAMLMGSMSGLWGSYWGNAPYPGDMFRGGAYSVLSFQIKDTAGNEMITTSPAGGGARADAYSVRCIRE